The Flavobacterium johnsoniae UW101 genomic interval AAAACCGTGGTTTTTTTAAAACACGTGTAAGTGCTGATTCTACTGTTCGAAACAAAAGAGTTACAGCCGAATATACCGTTACGCCCAGAAAACAATACAAAATTAAAAGCGTTATTTTTCCCGATGATTCACTCGCAATGTCCAGAATTATAGGAAGATCAAGCCGAAGAAGCCTGCTTAAAGTTGGAAATCCGTATGATCTGGATGTAATTAAATCCGAAAGAGAACGAATCGACGCCAGATTAAAAGAAAAAGGTTATTACTATTTTAACCCAGATTATATTTTGGCAAAAGTAGACAGCAGTAAAGGCGATCACGAAGTCAATATTAGACTGGTAATAAAAGACGATACACCTGTAAAAGCACTTACAGCTTATAAAATTGATAAAATCTATGTATATCCCAATTATTCGCTGAACAATGACAGCATGGTTTACAGGAAAAAAAATATTCAGCAGTATAAAGATTTTACAATTATAGATACTGCAGAGACTTTTAAGCCCAGAATTTATGACCGTACAATCTATTTTAAAAAAGGGGATTTGTATAATAGAAAAGATCACAATCTAACCTTAAACCGATTTGTAAATTTGGGAACTTTCAGTTTTGTAAAAAATGAATTTAAACCGTCAGATAGTATTAAAAATGCTTTGGATTCCTATTATTACCTCACACTTCTTCCTAAGAAATTTATTCGGGTTGAGGTTTTAGGAAAAACCAATTCAGCAAGTTATACAGGAACAGAAGTAAATGTAAACTGGAATAATCGTAATTTCTTTCGCGGCGCAGAATTGTTCACTTTCTCAATTTTTGGAGGTGCCGATTTTCAGTTGGGCGGTGTAAACAAAGGAAAAAACATCTATAAACTTGGAGCTGAAACCAGTTTAACCTGGCCAAGATTTATTACGCCTTTTAATATTGAAGGAAACAGCGAATATGTGCCAAGAACTAAAGCAACATTACGTTATGAATATCAAAAACGTACACAATTGTATGCTTTAAATTCCTTTAATACCTCATTTGGATATTTATGGAAAGAAAACATTCGCAAAGAACATCAATTGAATGTAATAGATGTAACTTATGTGAGTCCAAATCATGTTACGCCAGAATATTTAGAAGATATTCAGGAAGATCCTGCTTTAGGAAAAGTAATTGAAAAACAATTGATTTTTGGTCCAACTTACAATTACACGTACACCAATACAATGCAAAAACGCCGAAAAAATACCATTTATTTTAATGGTGAATTAGATCTGGCAGGAAACATAACAGGATTAGTAACCGGTGCAGATTATCCAAATAATGTAAAAACGATATTTGATGTTCCGTTTAGCCAGTATGTCAAAATCAAATCAGATTTCAGACATTATTTAAAGTTAGGAAAAGAAAGTGAACTCGCCAGCCGATTAATCGTAGGAGCCGGATTTGCATCCGGAAATTCGAATACACTTCCTGCTTCAAAACAATTTGTGGTGGGGGGAACCAACAGTATTCGAGCTTTCAGAGCAAGAACTTTAGGGCCGGGAAGTTATGTGATTCCGGAAACGACTACAAATATTAATTACACACCAGATCAATCAGCCGATTTAAAATTGGAATTCAATACAGAATATCGTGCAAAATTGTTTAGTATTGTGAGAGGCGCTGTATTTTTAGATGCAGGTAATATTTGGCTTTTACATGCCGATCCGGACAAACCCGGTGCCGAAATTTCAAAAGATTTCATGAAAGAACTTGCCGTTGGAGCAGGAGTAGGTCTGCGTTTTGATTTATCATTCCTGATATTAAGAACTGATTTAGCCATGCCGCTTCGAAATCCTGCTTTGCCAGACGGACAAAGATGGGTAATTGATGATATTAATTTTG includes:
- the tamL gene encoding translocation and assembly module lipoprotein TamL, with amino-acid sequence MNKKHNHINNHFAKYFVLLSLFFVFGCSNTKYLPEGDLLYTGGSVKVKDSIMKKKDRKALQTELEGLLRPKPNKTFLGLRPKLWFYNIAGEPKKQKGFRYWLRTKVGEEPVLFSKVDLDYNASVLRNFTENRGFFKTRVSADSTVRNKRVTAEYTVTPRKQYKIKSVIFPDDSLAMSRIIGRSSRRSLLKVGNPYDLDVIKSERERIDARLKEKGYYYFNPDYILAKVDSSKGDHEVNIRLVIKDDTPVKALTAYKIDKIYVYPNYSLNNDSMVYRKKNIQQYKDFTIIDTAETFKPRIYDRTIYFKKGDLYNRKDHNLTLNRFVNLGTFSFVKNEFKPSDSIKNALDSYYYLTLLPKKFIRVEVLGKTNSASYTGTEVNVNWNNRNFFRGAELFTFSIFGGADFQLGGVNKGKNIYKLGAETSLTWPRFITPFNIEGNSEYVPRTKATLRYEYQKRTQLYALNSFNTSFGYLWKENIRKEHQLNVIDVTYVSPNHVTPEYLEDIQEDPALGKVIEKQLIFGPTYNYTYTNTMQKRRKNTIYFNGELDLAGNITGLVTGADYPNNVKTIFDVPFSQYVKIKSDFRHYLKLGKESELASRLIVGAGFASGNSNTLPASKQFVVGGTNSIRAFRARTLGPGSYVIPETTTNINYTPDQSADLKLEFNTEYRAKLFSIVRGAVFLDAGNIWLLHADPDKPGAEISKDFMKELAVGAGVGLRFDLSFLILRTDLAMPLRNPALPDGQRWVIDDINFGSSSWRKDNLILNIAIGYPF